Proteins found in one Wenzhouxiangella sp. XN201 genomic segment:
- a CDS encoding histone deacetylase gives MAAPLAVVYHDEMLEHQPPGLQPEMRDYHSRQLRARLGELVASQIWLHPERPERLSSLVEHVHEIDDGSLLWLTPERADETTVRRAHTGGHMQRLDKLRGRKRMLSIDSTAVSPGSVDAAFRAAGAVCTAVDAVFDGRAATAFALVRPPGHHANAAHYQGFCLINNVAVAARHAMAVHGVERVLIVDWDVHHGNGTASIFEDDPDVLFFDVHRGAPCYPGSGALEDVGRGRARGTNLNVPLPAQTGDLAVLEAFDRILIPAARRFQPGLILVSAGFDGTREHLACKFSTELFAHLTDRVQRLAAELCDGRLAMALEGGYHLEPMREGLAHGLRMLGNPGCELPPLQRSRIGLPAVREAADALAERSPLLRD, from the coding sequence ATGGCAGCACCGCTGGCGGTGGTTTATCACGACGAGATGCTCGAGCACCAGCCTCCGGGGCTGCAACCGGAGATGCGCGACTATCACTCGCGCCAGCTGCGTGCCCGGCTCGGTGAACTGGTTGCCAGCCAGATCTGGCTCCATCCCGAACGGCCCGAGCGCTTGTCATCGCTGGTCGAACACGTGCATGAAATCGATGACGGCAGCTTGCTGTGGCTGACGCCCGAGCGGGCCGATGAAACGACCGTCCGTCGCGCCCACACCGGCGGTCACATGCAGCGCCTCGACAAGCTCAGGGGGCGAAAGCGCATGCTTTCGATCGACTCCACGGCGGTATCACCGGGCAGTGTCGATGCCGCCTTTCGTGCCGCTGGTGCGGTCTGTACGGCGGTCGATGCGGTGTTCGATGGCCGGGCGGCCACTGCCTTCGCCCTGGTGCGTCCTCCGGGCCACCACGCCAACGCGGCGCATTACCAGGGCTTCTGCCTGATCAACAACGTCGCTGTTGCGGCCCGGCATGCGATGGCCGTGCACGGCGTCGAGCGCGTGCTGATCGTCGACTGGGACGTTCACCACGGCAACGGTACGGCCTCGATCTTCGAGGACGATCCGGATGTGCTTTTCTTCGATGTCCACCGCGGCGCACCCTGCTATCCCGGCAGCGGCGCGCTGGAGGATGTCGGACGGGGACGCGCGCGCGGCACGAATTTGAACGTGCCCCTGCCGGCCCAAACCGGCGACCTGGCGGTCCTGGAAGCATTCGATCGCATCCTGATTCCGGCGGCACGTCGATTCCAGCCCGGCTTGATCCTGGTCTCTGCGGGTTTCGACGGAACGCGCGAACACCTCGCCTGCAAGTTCAGCACGGAGCTCTTCGCGCATCTGACCGACCGCGTGCAGCGCCTGGCCGCTGAACTGTGCGACGGTCGCCTGGCCATGGCCCTGGAGGGTGGTTATCACCTCGAACCGATGCGCGAAGGGCTGGCCCACGGCCTGCGCATGCTCGGCAACCCCGGTTGTGAACTGCCGCCGCTGCAGCGCAGCCGCATCGGTCTCCCGGCCGTACGCGAAGCGGCCGATGCGCTGGCCGAGCGGTCTCCCCTGCTTCGGGACTGA
- a CDS encoding cytochrome c: protein MKAIGRFIRTVLILAVIVIGGAIAYAFSGHYDVSVGSGHTAVTNWYLETLRDRSIERRAAELEVPDLDDTGMIEAGAVAYDGSCSGCHGRPGRDPSDSFEPRPPALTRGQPDPAGVFWVTRNGIKMSAMPARGEDRMSDDEIWTIAAFLQTASSLTEGEYREMIEPEEEPEPEPAPEEDAATEQEADEAEGEGEEEDTGADEGNTDNEESEEEQDNEPDSESDGPA, encoded by the coding sequence ATGAAGGCGATCGGACGCTTTATCCGAACCGTGCTCATTCTCGCCGTCATCGTCATCGGCGGCGCCATTGCTTATGCATTCAGCGGCCATTACGACGTGTCGGTCGGATCAGGTCACACGGCCGTAACCAATTGGTACCTGGAAACCTTGCGCGATCGCTCGATCGAGCGTCGGGCCGCCGAACTCGAGGTCCCCGACCTCGACGATACCGGCATGATCGAGGCCGGTGCGGTTGCCTACGACGGTTCCTGTTCCGGCTGTCACGGCCGACCCGGCCGGGATCCGAGCGACAGCTTCGAACCGCGGCCACCGGCCCTCACTCGGGGGCAGCCCGATCCGGCCGGCGTCTTCTGGGTCACCCGCAACGGCATCAAGATGTCGGCCATGCCCGCACGCGGCGAGGATCGCATGAGCGACGACGAGATCTGGACCATCGCCGCCTTCCTGCAGACCGCATCGAGTCTGACCGAGGGCGAATACCGCGAGATGATCGAACCCGAAGAGGAGCCTGAGCCCGAACCCGCACCGGAAGAGGATGCGGCGACCGAACAAGAAGCCGACGAGGCCGAAGGCGAAGGAGAGGAAGAAGACACCGGGGCCGACGAGGGCAACACCGACAACGAAGAATCGGAAGAAGAGCAGGACAACGAGCCCGATTCCGAGAGCGACGGCCCGGCTTGA